A stretch of Mytilus edulis chromosome 11, xbMytEdul2.2, whole genome shotgun sequence DNA encodes these proteins:
- the LOC139494381 gene encoding zinc finger protein 441-like: MRTNTVDKSHYRDVGGKRLSYLRNVQRLMRTHAGDTSHYCDVGGISFSYRRNVQRHMRTHTGVKSHYSDVGCKSFSYLRNVQRLTRTHTGHTSYYCDVDVLELNKKTITGDNLIKKMNLLTED, encoded by the exons ATGAGAACAAATACAGTCGATAAATCTCATTACCGTGATGTTGGTGGTAAAAGGTTAAGTTATCTTAGAAATGTACAGAGACTCATGAGAACACATGCAGGAGATACATCTCATTACTGTGATGTTGGTGGTATCAGTTTTAGTTATCGTAGAAATGTacagagacacatgagaacacatacaggagTAAAATCTCATTACAGTGATGTTGGTTGTAAAAGTTTTAGTTATCTTAGAAATGTACAGAGACTCACGAGAACACATACAGGACATACATCTTATTACTGTGATGTTGATg TTTTAGAGTTGAACAAGAAGACAATTACTGGAGATAACCTTATTAAAAAGATGAATTTGTTGACAGAGGATTAA
- the LOC139494382 gene encoding zinc finger protein 564-like, producing the protein MCRDMHMRTHTVDKSHYRDVGGKRLLSYLRNVQRHMRTHTVDTFHYCDVVGKSFSYLRNVQTHMRTHTVDKSHYRDVGGKRLLSYLRNVQRHMRTHSGDTSHYCDVGGKCFSYLRNVQRHTRTHTGDKSHDCDVGG; encoded by the coding sequence ATGTGCAGAGACAtgcacatgagaacacatacagtcGATAAATCTCATTACCGTGATGTTGGTGGTAAAAGGTTATTAAGTTATCTTAGAAATGTGcagagacacatgagaacacatacagtcGATACATTTCATTACTGTGATGTTGTTGGTAAAAGTTTTAGTTATCTTAGAAATGTGCAGacacacatgagaacacatacagtcGATAAATCTCATTACCGTGATGTTGGTGGTAAAAGGTTATTAAGTTATCTTAGAAATGTacagagacacatgagaacacattcAGGAGATACATCTCATTACTGTGATGTTGGTGGTAAATGTTTTAGTTATCTTAGAAATGTACAGAGACACACGAGAACACACACAGGAGATAAATCTCATGACTGTGATGTTGGTGGTTAA
- the LOC139494383 gene encoding zinc finger protein 596-like, with protein MRTHTCDYPHKFGVCDKGFSRLDHLQNHTKTHSGDKSHIGDKVENGNDVCVKKFIKLGILKVHMRTHTDDAPHIGDAKTHDNTYCDVGSKCFSYIRNVQRHMRTHTVMLEVNVLVILEMHRDT; from the exons atgagaacacatacctGTGATTACCctcataaatttggtgtatgcGATAAAGGATTTAGTCGGCTTGATCATTTACAGAATCACACAAAAACACATAGTGGAGATAAATCTCATATTGGTGATAAAGTTGAAAATGGCAATGATGTATGCGTTAAAAAGTTTATTAAGCTTGGTATTTTAAAggttcacatgagaacacatacagacGATGCACCTCATATCGGCGATGCAA AGACACATGATAACACATACTGTGATGTTGGAAGTAAATGTTTTAGTTATATTAGAAATGTacagagacacatgagaacacatactgtGATGTTGGAAGTAAATGTTTTAGTAATATTAGAAATGCACAGAGACACATGA